Proteins from a single region of Pseudorasbora parva isolate DD20220531a chromosome 22, ASM2467924v1, whole genome shotgun sequence:
- the LOC137057998 gene encoding interleukin-1 receptor accessory protein-like 1-B isoform X3 yields MPSSLCVGAKTGFPLKLSWAEPELMYTVELAGGLGAILLMLIFLVSLYKCYRIELMLFYRNHFGSEDVDGENKDYDAYVSYTKVDPDQWSQETREEEHFALEILPNVLENHYGYKLFIPDRDLIPTGSFSNDHFQDDTRLLRAYIEDVARCVDQSKRLIIVMTPSYVVRRGWSIFELETRLRNMLITGEIKVILIECAELRGIMNYQEVEALKHTIKLLTVIKWPGPKSSQLNSKFWKQLQYEMPFKRPEPKLSHEPVLDVSEQGPFGELQTVSAISMAAATSTAMATAHPELRSTFHNSYHSQLQQKHYYRSYEYDIPPSGSLPLASHTYCNIPMVLLNGQRAQAKPSREHQKAMEEQNLNNAMLPLLPRETSISSVIW; encoded by the exons ATGCCTTCTTCCCTCTGTGTTGGagccaagactggtttcccactgaagctaagctgggctgagcctg aACTCATGTATACGGTGGAGTTGGCTGGAGGTTTGGGAGCCATTCTGCTGATGCTGATATTTTTGGTGTCGCTGTATAAGTGTTACAGAATTGAACTCATGCTCTTCTACAGAAATCACTTTGGTAGTGAGGATGTGGACGGAG AAAATAAAGACTATGATGCCTACGTGTCCTACACTAAAGTGGATCCAGACCAGTGGAGTCAGGAAACCAGAGAGGAAGAACACTTCGCTTTGGAGATTCTGCCGAATGTTCTGGAAAACCATTATGGGTATAAACTCTTCATTCCTGACAGGGACTTGATCCCAACTGGAA GTTTCAGCAATGATCATTTCCAGGATGACACAAGACTCCTTAGAG CCTATATTGAGGATGTGGCTCGCTGCGTGGACCAGAGCAAGCGGCTCATCATCGTCATGACGCCCAGCTATGTGGTGCGGCGCGGCTGGAGCATCTTCGAGCTGGAGACGCGGCTGCGGAACATGCTAATCACCGGAGAGATCAAAGTCATCCTCATCGAGTGCGCTGAGCTTCGGGGAATCATGAACTACCAGGAGGTGGAGGCTCTCAAACACACCATAAAACTGCTCACGGTCATCAAGTGGCCGGGACCCAAGAGCAGCCAGCTCAACTccaagttttggaagcagctgcAGTATGAGATGCCCTTTAAGCGTCCGGAGCCCAAGCTTTCACACGAGCCGGTTCTGGATGTGAGCGAGCAGGGCCCTTTTGGGGAGCTCCAGACCGTCTCTGCGATCTCAATGGCCGCCGCGACCTCCACCGCCATGGCCACGGCCCATCCGGAGCTGCGCTCTACTTTCCACAACTCGTACCACAGCCAGCTGCAGCAGAAGCATTACTACCGCAGCTATGAGTATGACATTCCCCCCTCGGGCAGCCTTCCTCTGGCCTCGCACACGTACTGCAACATCCCCATGGTTCTGCTGAACGGGCAGCGAGCCCAGGCCAAGCCGAGCCGCGAGCATCAGAAGGCCATGGAGGAGCAGAACCTCAACAACGCCATGCTGCCGCTGCTGCCCCGCGAAACCAGCATTTCCAGTGTGATCTGGTGA
- the LOC137057998 gene encoding interleukin-1 receptor accessory protein-like 1-B isoform X1, whose protein sequence is MKGEKFIEDLDESRIGESEIKTIREHLGEQEVSISLTIDAVEESDLGNYSCYVENGHGRRQANIQLSKRAELMYTVELAGGLGAILLMLIFLVSLYKCYRIELMLFYRNHFGSEDVDGENKDYDAYVSYTKVDPDQWSQETREEEHFALEILPNVLENHYGYKLFIPDRDLIPTGTYIEDVARCVDQSKRLIIVMTPSYVVRRGWSIFELETRLRNMLITGEIKVILIECAELRGIMNYQEVEALKHTIKLLTVIKWPGPKSSQLNSKFWKQLQYEMPFKRPEPKLSHEPVLDVSEQGPFGELQTVSAISMAAATSTAMATAHPELRSTFHNSYHSQLQQKHYYRSYEYDIPPSGSLPLASHTYCNIPMVLLNGQRAQAKPSREHQKAMEEQNLNNAMLPLLPRETSISSVIW, encoded by the exons ATGAAAGGAGAGAAGTTCATTGAGGATCTGGACGAAAGCAGAATTGGAGAAAGTGAAATAAA AACTATTCGGGAGCATTTAGGTGAGCAGGAAGTGTCCATCTCACTAACAATAGACGCTGTGGAGGAGAGCGACCTGGGAAACTACTCATGTTATGTGGAAAATGGCCACGGAAGACGGCAAGCTAACATTCAGCTCAGCAAGAGGG cagaACTCATGTATACGGTGGAGTTGGCTGGAGGTTTGGGAGCCATTCTGCTGATGCTGATATTTTTGGTGTCGCTGTATAAGTGTTACAGAATTGAACTCATGCTCTTCTACAGAAATCACTTTGGTAGTGAGGATGTGGACGGAG AAAATAAAGACTATGATGCCTACGTGTCCTACACTAAAGTGGATCCAGACCAGTGGAGTCAGGAAACCAGAGAGGAAGAACACTTCGCTTTGGAGATTCTGCCGAATGTTCTGGAAAACCATTATGGGTATAAACTCTTCATTCCTGACAGGGACTTGATCCCAACTGGAA CCTATATTGAGGATGTGGCTCGCTGCGTGGACCAGAGCAAGCGGCTCATCATCGTCATGACGCCCAGCTATGTGGTGCGGCGCGGCTGGAGCATCTTCGAGCTGGAGACGCGGCTGCGGAACATGCTAATCACCGGAGAGATCAAAGTCATCCTCATCGAGTGCGCTGAGCTTCGGGGAATCATGAACTACCAGGAGGTGGAGGCTCTCAAACACACCATAAAACTGCTCACGGTCATCAAGTGGCCGGGACCCAAGAGCAGCCAGCTCAACTccaagttttggaagcagctgcAGTATGAGATGCCCTTTAAGCGTCCGGAGCCCAAGCTTTCACACGAGCCGGTTCTGGATGTGAGCGAGCAGGGCCCTTTTGGGGAGCTCCAGACCGTCTCTGCGATCTCAATGGCCGCCGCGACCTCCACCGCCATGGCCACGGCCCATCCGGAGCTGCGCTCTACTTTCCACAACTCGTACCACAGCCAGCTGCAGCAGAAGCATTACTACCGCAGCTATGAGTATGACATTCCCCCCTCGGGCAGCCTTCCTCTGGCCTCGCACACGTACTGCAACATCCCCATGGTTCTGCTGAACGGGCAGCGAGCCCAGGCCAAGCCGAGCCGCGAGCATCAGAAGGCCATGGAGGAGCAGAACCTCAACAACGCCATGCTGCCGCTGCTGCCCCGCGAAACCAGCATTTCCAGTGTGATCTGGTGA
- the LOC137057998 gene encoding interleukin-1 receptor accessory protein-like 1-B isoform X2 yields MPSSLCVGAKTGFPLKLSWAEPAELMYTVELAGGLGAILLMLIFLVSLYKCYRIELMLFYRNHFGSEDVDGENKDYDAYVSYTKVDPDQWSQETREEEHFALEILPNVLENHYGYKLFIPDRDLIPTGSFSNDHFQDDTRLLRAYIEDVARCVDQSKRLIIVMTPSYVVRRGWSIFELETRLRNMLITGEIKVILIECAELRGIMNYQEVEALKHTIKLLTVIKWPGPKSSQLNSKFWKQLQYEMPFKRPEPKLSHEPVLDVSEQGPFGELQTVSAISMAAATSTAMATAHPELRSTFHNSYHSQLQQKHYYRSYEYDIPPSGSLPLASHTYCNIPMVLLNGQRAQAKPSREHQKAMEEQNLNNAMLPLLPRETSISSVIW; encoded by the exons ATGCCTTCTTCCCTCTGTGTTGGagccaagactggtttcccactgaagctaagctgggctgagcctg cagaACTCATGTATACGGTGGAGTTGGCTGGAGGTTTGGGAGCCATTCTGCTGATGCTGATATTTTTGGTGTCGCTGTATAAGTGTTACAGAATTGAACTCATGCTCTTCTACAGAAATCACTTTGGTAGTGAGGATGTGGACGGAG AAAATAAAGACTATGATGCCTACGTGTCCTACACTAAAGTGGATCCAGACCAGTGGAGTCAGGAAACCAGAGAGGAAGAACACTTCGCTTTGGAGATTCTGCCGAATGTTCTGGAAAACCATTATGGGTATAAACTCTTCATTCCTGACAGGGACTTGATCCCAACTGGAA GTTTCAGCAATGATCATTTCCAGGATGACACAAGACTCCTTAGAG CCTATATTGAGGATGTGGCTCGCTGCGTGGACCAGAGCAAGCGGCTCATCATCGTCATGACGCCCAGCTATGTGGTGCGGCGCGGCTGGAGCATCTTCGAGCTGGAGACGCGGCTGCGGAACATGCTAATCACCGGAGAGATCAAAGTCATCCTCATCGAGTGCGCTGAGCTTCGGGGAATCATGAACTACCAGGAGGTGGAGGCTCTCAAACACACCATAAAACTGCTCACGGTCATCAAGTGGCCGGGACCCAAGAGCAGCCAGCTCAACTccaagttttggaagcagctgcAGTATGAGATGCCCTTTAAGCGTCCGGAGCCCAAGCTTTCACACGAGCCGGTTCTGGATGTGAGCGAGCAGGGCCCTTTTGGGGAGCTCCAGACCGTCTCTGCGATCTCAATGGCCGCCGCGACCTCCACCGCCATGGCCACGGCCCATCCGGAGCTGCGCTCTACTTTCCACAACTCGTACCACAGCCAGCTGCAGCAGAAGCATTACTACCGCAGCTATGAGTATGACATTCCCCCCTCGGGCAGCCTTCCTCTGGCCTCGCACACGTACTGCAACATCCCCATGGTTCTGCTGAACGGGCAGCGAGCCCAGGCCAAGCCGAGCCGCGAGCATCAGAAGGCCATGGAGGAGCAGAACCTCAACAACGCCATGCTGCCGCTGCTGCCCCGCGAAACCAGCATTTCCAGTGTGATCTGGTGA